The sequence below is a genomic window from Desulfobulbus oligotrophicus.
GACGGTGTCGTGTGAGGAGGTTGAGGACAATTTTTTTCCGCCATTGCAAAAAGCAACCCGAGGTAATGAGCTGAGCCTGATTAAATCCGCGCTGCCGTAATCTTTTCTTATGTAAGGGGACGGGAAGGATGATGTCTGGAGTGGTAAAGATTTCGAAAAGAGCTGATTGATCAAGCAGGGTTCGAAAGGTGGCGATACCGGTCAATCGACCGTGAAATTTCAGGGCAAGGATTAAATCGGAGATGGGCGGGCAGTATTGGCAGAGTGATCGTGCCAGATCGAAGGAATAACGACCGGCAAGGCAATCACCGCAGAGGTGATCTGCTCCTTTGGGAAAGGGCGTGCCGCACAGGGAGCAGAGTGGTGAACGGATGAAAATGAGTTTTTTTGAGCACTCAGGACACAGAAGCGGCGGGTGCGAGGATCCCAGCCGCTGTTGACATCCCAGGCAAAGGGGCGGAAAGAGCAGATCATTGAGTGTTCCAAAGATTGTTCTCGCAGCCCCGTACACAGAGGCACCCGCTCTTTACATGTTGTCGATGATGGCGTTGCCGAATCCT
It includes:
- a CDS encoding ComF family protein yields the protein MYGAARTIFGTLNDLLFPPLCLGCQQRLGSSHPPLLCPECSKKLIFIRSPLCSLCGTPFPKGADHLCGDCLAGRYSFDLARSLCQYCPPISDLILALKFHGRLTGIATFRTLLDQSALFEIFTTPDIILPVPLHKKRLRQRGFNQAQLITSGCFLQWRKKIVLNLLTRHRPTTPQAVLSGSKRRRNVHNVFSLSRPDLVAGARVLLVDDVYTTGSTVNACSKILRKAGAERIEVFTLARSLAS